A genomic region of Thermodesulfobium narugense DSM 14796 contains the following coding sequences:
- the panB gene encoding 3-methyl-2-oxobutanoate hydroxymethyltransferase, producing MDKKLYAPDIIKLKGVRKFSMVTAYDYTSALLVSMSDIDIILVGDSLGMVMLGHENTLNVTVDEMLIFLKAVKKGAPNKMIVADMPFLSYQIDIKDAIENAGKLIKAGADAVKIEGFEFPIPEITKRLSSMGIPVMSHLGLTPQHVLKFGGFKVQGNTKEDADKIIGASKELEEQGAFCVLLEAVPEEISEMVTKELQIPTIGIGAGRFVDGQVLVWQDLLGINPNRVPKFVRKYANIKDIIIDSLNRYHLDILNSTFPSYEEAHHLKRV from the coding sequence ATGGATAAAAAACTTTACGCACCTGATATTATTAAATTAAAGGGCGTTAGGAAATTTTCGATGGTTACAGCTTATGATTATACTAGCGCTCTTTTAGTTTCAATGAGTGATATAGATATAATACTCGTTGGGGACTCACTTGGTATGGTAATGCTTGGCCACGAGAATACCCTTAATGTAACGGTCGACGAAATGCTAATCTTTCTTAAAGCTGTAAAAAAGGGTGCTCCAAACAAGATGATCGTAGCTGATATGCCTTTTCTTTCTTATCAAATAGACATAAAAGATGCCATAGAGAATGCTGGTAAACTTATAAAAGCAGGCGCAGATGCAGTAAAAATAGAAGGATTTGAATTTCCAATACCTGAAATCACCAAAAGATTAAGCAGTATGGGAATACCAGTGATGAGTCATTTAGGTCTAACCCCACAACACGTTCTCAAATTTGGAGGATTTAAGGTTCAAGGCAATACAAAAGAAGATGCCGATAAAATTATCGGTGCCAGCAAAGAACTTGAAGAACAGGGAGCATTTTGTGTGCTTTTAGAAGCTGTTCCTGAAGAAATTTCCGAAATGGTAACTAAAGAGCTACAAATTCCAACTATTGGTATAGGCGCTGGGAGATTTGTAGATGGCCAGGTATTAGTATGGCAAGATCTTTTGGGTATAAATCCAAACAGAGTTCCAAAATTCGTTAGAAAATACGCAAATATAAAGGACATCATAATTGATTCTTTGAACAGATATCATCTTGATATTCTAAATTCAACTTTTCCTTCTTATGAAGAAGCTCACCACCTAAAGAGAGTTTAA
- the coaE gene encoding dephospho-CoA kinase (Dephospho-CoA kinase (CoaE) performs the final step in coenzyme A biosynthesis.), translated as MKKEGLLIAITGPQGSGKSEVLNFLSRLGFEVYSADEISKKIFNENFQDIYNMFKSYFDGRQNYDIQKLRREIALIISKDKFMKKKLEDLIWPKIKEYFKSILRRDKIVFVEIPLLFEANMEDDFDIIWIVDAPFDVRLNRLVKSREYSEEEAKVRMNMQWPPSKPIEKCKVPIYYIDGSQDIEDVKKRVLDLLNSL; from the coding sequence ATGAAGAAAGAAGGATTGTTAATTGCTATTACAGGTCCTCAAGGGTCAGGGAAAAGTGAAGTCTTAAATTTTTTATCTAGGCTGGGATTTGAAGTATATAGTGCTGATGAAATATCAAAAAAAATTTTTAATGAAAATTTTCAAGATATTTACAATATGTTTAAGAGCTATTTTGATGGTAGGCAAAATTATGATATTCAGAAACTTAGAAGAGAAATTGCTCTAATAATTTCAAAAGATAAATTCATGAAAAAGAAACTTGAAGATTTAATTTGGCCAAAGATAAAAGAGTATTTTAAAAGCATATTAAGAAGAGACAAAATTGTATTTGTTGAAATTCCGTTACTTTTTGAGGCTAATATGGAAGACGATTTTGATATTATATGGATAGTAGATGCTCCTTTTGATGTTAGACTGAATAGATTAGTTAAAAGTAGAGAGTATAGCGAAGAAGAAGCAAAAGTTAGAATGAATATGCAGTGGCCGCCCTCTAAACCGATAGAAAAATGTAAAGTTCCTATTTATTATATTGATGGCAGTCAAGATATAGAAGATGTAAAAAAAAGAGTTTTAGATCTTTTAAACTCTCTTTAG
- a CDS encoding FtsB/FtsL family cell division protein, whose amino-acid sequence MASPKRRITFLMPFIDFAFMLVIVFVALLSIAYFKPQEVSTSNLQEQLQQSQEMIAALVKENNMLRSKIPANEQNVYKNQNQFTQSERQKLLSQIAQLEAKVSELQAKNEALQKELRGKFGSSEYIDIRK is encoded by the coding sequence ATGGCTTCTCCAAAAAGACGTATTACTTTTCTTATGCCATTCATTGACTTTGCTTTTATGTTAGTAATTGTATTTGTTGCGTTGCTGTCTATTGCTTACTTTAAACCGCAAGAAGTTTCTACAAGTAATCTTCAAGAACAACTTCAGCAAAGTCAAGAAATGATTGCGGCTCTTGTAAAAGAAAATAATATGTTAAGAAGCAAAATTCCAGCAAACGAACAAAATGTTTACAAAAATCAGAACCAATTTACTCAGAGTGAAAGACAAAAGCTTTTATCACAAATTGCTCAGCTTGAGGCTAAAGTTTCAGAACTTCAAGCTAAAAACGAAGCACTTCAAAAGGAGTTAAGGGGTAAATTTGGCTCAAGCGAGTATATTGATATAAGAAAATAA
- a CDS encoding copper amine oxidase-like domain-containing protein produces MKRIIFIFFALCILFSTAYAQEQTPVSASKILDANIKIANDLKIIVDGKEIKSDVPPVIRYGLIYVPVRFVSEALKATVTWDEQHRTVKVSLGDKSIEFYIESSQVNVNNKEERMLAPAFIYQDRTMVPLEITALNLGASVEKGNNTINIGLNKNLQNQTNTPNNVSLNMPNPPVIEYGIPLLWLIGVLFLFFTIFKEWLKNRSS; encoded by the coding sequence ATGAAGAGGATTATTTTTATTTTTTTTGCTCTGTGTATTCTATTTTCTACTGCGTATGCTCAAGAACAAACGCCAGTTAGCGCATCAAAGATTTTAGATGCAAATATTAAAATTGCTAACGATTTGAAAATTATTGTTGATGGGAAAGAAATCAAAAGTGATGTGCCTCCGGTAATAAGATATGGGTTAATTTACGTTCCAGTAAGATTTGTATCAGAAGCTTTAAAAGCAACTGTAACATGGGATGAACAACACAGAACAGTTAAAGTTTCATTAGGTGATAAAAGTATAGAGTTTTATATTGAAAGTTCTCAAGTAAATGTGAATAATAAAGAAGAAAGAATGTTAGCTCCTGCTTTTATTTATCAGGATAGAACAATGGTTCCATTAGAGATTACAGCACTTAATCTTGGAGCAAGCGTAGAAAAGGGAAATAATACAATAAATATTGGGCTTAATAAAAATCTACAAAATCAGACAAATACTCCTAATAACGTATCTCTTAATATGCCAAATCCTCCAGTAATTGAATATGGAATACCCTTATTGTGGTTAATAGGTGTTTTATTTTTATTTTTTACAATTTTCAAAGAATGGTTAAAAAATAGAAGTTCTTAG
- the guaA gene encoding glutamine-hydrolyzing GMP synthase, whose amino-acid sequence MASEKDLIAVIDFGSQYSQLIARRVRECSVYSELFPPTISAKELAKLSPKGIILSGGPNSVYDEDAPKMDPEILNMGIPILGICYGMQLISQQLGGHVEQGQKHEYGRTKIKFESENLLFKNVTNEINVWMSHGDEVKVLPEGFCCLAITENKKLASVCSPEKNIYAVQFHPEVAHTEQGQLIIRNFVFDICKAKPTWSMVTFIQDSISKIKEMVGDQKAICALSGGVDSSAAAVLVHKAIGDNLTCFYVDTGLMRKNENRDIKRIFDEEFHLNVKFIDARERFLSKLEGVSDPERKRKIIGEEFIRTFEDAIKGLGDFDWLVQGTLYPDVIESAVSVGGKAVRIKSHHNVAGLPEDMKFKLLEPFRNLFKDEVRNLALELGLPEEIVYRHPFPGPGLAIRIVGEITREKLRILRDADAIVREEIFNAGLYRDVWQAFAVLLPIKSVGVMGDRRTYSYPIVLRIVSSDDAMTADWARIPYDLLDRIARRIVNEVDEVNRVVYDISSKPPATIEWE is encoded by the coding sequence ATGGCTTCTGAGAAGGATCTCATTGCAGTAATAGATTTTGGCTCACAATATAGTCAACTTATTGCAAGAAGAGTAAGAGAATGTTCTGTATATTCTGAACTTTTCCCCCCTACAATAAGTGCCAAAGAACTTGCTAAGCTCAGCCCAAAAGGGATTATTCTTTCAGGTGGTCCTAATTCTGTTTATGATGAAGATGCTCCAAAAATGGATCCTGAAATATTAAACATGGGTATACCAATTTTAGGTATTTGTTATGGCATGCAACTTATTTCTCAACAACTTGGTGGCCACGTAGAGCAGGGTCAAAAACACGAATACGGAAGAACAAAAATAAAATTTGAAAGTGAAAATTTACTTTTCAAAAATGTTACCAATGAAATTAACGTATGGATGAGTCATGGAGACGAAGTAAAGGTTTTACCAGAAGGCTTCTGTTGTCTTGCTATAACCGAAAACAAAAAACTTGCAAGCGTTTGTTCTCCTGAAAAAAATATATATGCTGTACAGTTTCACCCTGAAGTAGCTCATACAGAACAGGGACAGTTAATAATAAGAAATTTCGTTTTTGATATTTGTAAAGCAAAGCCTACATGGTCTATGGTTACCTTTATACAAGATTCTATATCTAAAATTAAAGAAATGGTTGGCGATCAAAAGGCAATATGTGCACTATCTGGAGGAGTTGATTCCAGTGCTGCTGCTGTTTTGGTTCACAAAGCTATTGGCGACAATCTTACATGCTTTTATGTTGATACAGGTCTTATGAGAAAAAATGAAAATAGAGATATTAAAAGGATATTTGATGAAGAATTCCATTTAAATGTCAAATTTATCGATGCAAGAGAAAGATTTTTATCGAAACTAGAAGGAGTGTCAGATCCAGAGCGTAAAAGAAAAATTATTGGCGAAGAATTTATAAGGACATTCGAAGATGCAATAAAAGGATTGGGTGATTTTGATTGGTTGGTGCAGGGTACTCTTTATCCTGATGTAATAGAGAGTGCTGTTAGCGTTGGTGGCAAAGCAGTAAGAATTAAATCGCACCATAATGTTGCTGGCCTCCCTGAAGACATGAAGTTTAAACTTCTTGAGCCCTTTAGAAATTTATTTAAGGATGAAGTAAGAAATCTTGCTTTGGAGCTTGGTCTTCCTGAAGAAATTGTTTATAGGCATCCCTTTCCTGGACCAGGTCTAGCAATAAGAATTGTAGGTGAGATAACTAGAGAAAAACTAAGAATTTTGAGAGATGCTGATGCAATTGTTCGGGAAGAGATTTTTAATGCCGGATTGTATAGGGATGTATGGCAAGCTTTTGCTGTGCTTTTACCAATAAAAAGCGTAGGAGTTATGGGAGATAGGCGAACTTATTCATATCCGATAGTGTTAAGAATAGTTTCTAGTGACGATGCAATGACAGCAGATTGGGCAAGAATACCTTATGACTTGCTTGATAGAATTGCCCGAAGGATTGTAAACGAGGTAGATGAAGTTAATAGGGTGGTCTATGATATATCCTCTAAACCACCTGCAACAATAGAGTGGGAATAA
- a CDS encoding GuaB3 family IMP dehydrogenase-related protein, whose product MEEISKFKITRRGYGLDEIALRPTERTIDPEDVDISVKIGCYEFSIPVIASAMDSVVNPFIAVELSKYGALGVINLQGIQTRYDDPVPVLEEIAAASTDDFVTVMQRLYEEPIKPELIIKRIQEVKSHGAIAAVSSVPQMAAEFGPIARDAGADIFVLQATVIAPKHISSKGNILNIKEFCSMMEIPVIVGNTVGFSSTIGLMRQGASAVLIGVGPGAACTTRGVLGIGVPQATAISEAAAARDMFFNETGKYIPIIADGGMVNSGDMIKALAVGADAVMIGSPIARAQEAPGMGFHWGMATPNSVLPRGTRIRVGTVGTLKEILVGPARFDYGCHNIAGAMVLSLATLGVKTIRELHNVEVIVAPSLLTEGKVYQKAQKLGMGK is encoded by the coding sequence GTGGAAGAGATTTCAAAGTTTAAGATTACAAGAAGAGGTTATGGTCTTGATGAAATTGCATTAAGGCCGACCGAAAGGACTATTGATCCAGAAGATGTAGATATATCTGTTAAAATTGGGTGTTATGAATTTAGCATTCCTGTTATTGCTTCAGCAATGGATTCTGTAGTAAACCCTTTTATTGCAGTAGAACTTTCAAAATATGGTGCTTTGGGAGTAATTAATTTGCAAGGCATTCAAACAAGATATGATGATCCTGTTCCTGTACTTGAAGAAATTGCAGCAGCATCAACAGATGATTTTGTAACAGTAATGCAAAGACTTTATGAAGAGCCGATTAAGCCGGAACTTATAATAAAAAGAATACAAGAGGTAAAATCTCACGGAGCAATTGCAGCAGTATCTAGCGTTCCTCAAATGGCTGCTGAGTTTGGTCCTATTGCAAGGGATGCTGGTGCAGATATATTTGTTCTTCAGGCGACTGTTATTGCACCAAAGCATATAAGCAGCAAAGGAAATATATTGAATATAAAAGAGTTTTGTTCTATGATGGAAATTCCAGTAATTGTAGGAAACACAGTTGGATTTTCTTCAACTATTGGTCTTATGAGGCAGGGAGCAAGTGCGGTCTTGATAGGAGTTGGACCAGGTGCAGCCTGTACAACAAGAGGAGTTTTAGGTATTGGCGTGCCTCAAGCTACTGCTATTAGTGAAGCGGCAGCTGCAAGAGATATGTTTTTTAATGAAACTGGGAAATATATACCTATAATTGCTGATGGTGGCATGGTAAATTCAGGAGATATGATTAAAGCATTAGCTGTGGGTGCAGACGCAGTCATGATAGGCTCACCTATAGCAAGGGCTCAAGAAGCTCCTGGAATGGGATTTCACTGGGGTATGGCTACACCTAATTCAGTTTTGCCGCGAGGCACAAGGATAAGAGTAGGAACGGTCGGAACTCTTAAGGAGATATTAGTAGGCCCTGCTAGATTTGATTATGGTTGTCATAATATAGCAGGAGCTATGGTTTTGTCACTGGCAACTCTTGGAGTTAAAACTATTAGAGAATTACATAACGTAGAGGTTATTGTTGCTCCATCTCTTCTTACCGAGGGAAAAGTCTATCAGAAAGCCCAAAAGCTTGGGATGGGTAAATAA
- a CDS encoding NAD(P)H-binding protein, with translation MKVLIFGGTGFIGKRVVKTLLDKENRVIVFSHKRKISDKKNVEHFKGDILDKNSIKEALKLKPDVVINLVGIIKEIPKRGITFKTMHFDAASNLIDSIVEFNKNIPLVQISANGVEKGKDITDYFKYKYQAEEKVKSSGLRYAIIRPSIVIGEKEGIVKDLSIPLSLGFFPLPKIDVKFSPVKVELVAEKIVKVAEDLVNGSLESNVIKICGEEEMNFRGLIEYIAKIVGKKVIFVPAPLFLFKIAAFLGDRFNFIPLNTVTLKMLLQGNVCSNNTNYVRY, from the coding sequence ATGAAAGTTTTAATTTTTGGTGGAACAGGGTTTATTGGTAAACGAGTAGTAAAAACTTTACTTGATAAAGAGAATAGAGTTATAGTGTTTTCTCATAAAAGAAAGATATCAGATAAAAAAAATGTCGAACATTTTAAAGGCGATATTCTTGATAAAAACTCTATAAAAGAAGCTCTTAAATTAAAACCAGATGTTGTAATTAATCTTGTTGGCATAATTAAAGAGATACCAAAAAGAGGGATTACCTTTAAAACTATGCACTTTGATGCGGCGTCAAATTTAATAGACTCTATAGTAGAATTTAATAAAAACATTCCATTAGTACAAATAAGTGCCAATGGAGTGGAAAAAGGCAAAGATATTACTGATTACTTTAAATATAAATATCAAGCTGAAGAAAAAGTAAAGTCTAGTGGTTTGAGGTATGCAATAATTAGACCATCAATTGTGATTGGTGAAAAAGAAGGTATAGTAAAAGATTTGTCAATACCCTTGAGTTTAGGCTTTTTCCCTCTCCCAAAAATTGATGTAAAATTTTCTCCAGTAAAGGTAGAACTTGTTGCTGAAAAAATTGTAAAAGTGGCTGAAGATCTCGTGAATGGCAGCTTAGAATCCAATGTTATAAAAATATGCGGTGAAGAAGAAATGAACTTCAGAGGACTTATAGAATATATAGCAAAAATTGTTGGGAAAAAGGTTATCTTTGTGCCTGCTCCTTTATTCTTATTTAAAATAGCTGCTTTTTTGGGAGATAGGTTTAATTTTATACCATTAAATACGGTAACTTTAAAAATGCTTCTTCAAGGAAATGTTTGCTCAAATAACACAAATTATGTAAGATATTAA
- the rfaE2 gene encoding D-glycero-beta-D-manno-heptose 1-phosphate adenylyltransferase translates to MKKISDVFKTLDEIILLVEGRKVVFTNGCFDIVHEGHIRLFEFAKTLGDYLVVGINSDSSVKALKGNSRPINKQENRAVVVASIRFVDYCFIFNEQNPISSIERLRPLIHVKGGDYKLEDLPEAETVHRYGGKVVIFPFYKDFSTTNILNKIRSF, encoded by the coding sequence TTGAAAAAAATTTCAGATGTATTTAAGACTTTAGATGAAATAATTTTATTAGTTGAAGGCAGAAAGGTTGTATTTACAAATGGATGCTTTGATATTGTACACGAAGGCCATATTAGATTATTCGAATTTGCAAAAACTTTGGGAGATTATTTGGTTGTTGGGATAAATTCTGACAGCTCAGTTAAAGCATTAAAAGGCAATTCTAGACCTATAAATAAACAAGAAAATAGAGCCGTGGTTGTTGCTTCTATTAGATTTGTTGATTATTGCTTTATTTTTAATGAGCAAAACCCCATATCATCGATTGAAAGATTAAGACCATTAATTCACGTTAAAGGTGGAGATTATAAGCTTGAAGATCTCCCAGAGGCTGAAACTGTTCATCGCTATGGTGGAAAAGTTGTAATATTTCCTTTTTATAAAGATTTCTCAACAACAAACATTTTAAACAAAATAAGAAGTTTTTAA
- the rfaE1 gene encoding D-glycero-beta-D-manno-heptose-7-phosphate kinase — translation MFSEIHNFSLKFNTSKKILVIGDIMLDEYWFGEMERISPEAPVPVLKYISSEFRLGGAANVAKNLTSLGANVSIVGLVGNDVESERLKELLFDSNIDTSGLVVSKKRPTTRKLRLIARKQQVLRVDSEDSNQIDSEELEKVINSLKKQIPDCGAIIVSDYRKGIITKEVIEFLVNSIDNRVCVADSKAKNYLLFKGFTTVAPNLKEVEAIFDRKLMSEEDIVQSGRELLKLLGSKAVHITRGADGISLFTEESTINFPAFSSEVYDVTGAGDTVTAVLTLALMSGFDMIHSTFLANVAAAIVVRKVGTSTTSINEIERYLREEEIRDLYNKIVLKSKKNE, via the coding sequence ATGTTTTCTGAAATTCATAATTTTTCCTTAAAATTTAATACTTCTAAAAAGATTTTAGTTATTGGAGATATTATGCTTGATGAATATTGGTTTGGGGAGATGGAAAGGATTTCTCCTGAGGCTCCAGTTCCAGTCTTAAAGTATATTAGTAGTGAATTTAGACTTGGTGGAGCTGCGAATGTTGCGAAAAATTTAACTTCTTTAGGGGCAAATGTTTCTATTGTTGGGCTTGTCGGCAATGATGTTGAGTCAGAAAGGCTTAAAGAACTTTTATTTGATTCAAATATAGACACATCTGGCCTGGTTGTTTCTAAAAAAAGGCCTACAACGAGAAAGCTCAGATTAATTGCCAGAAAACAACAAGTTTTAAGAGTAGATAGCGAAGATTCAAATCAGATTGATAGCGAGGAACTTGAAAAAGTAATAAATTCTTTAAAAAAACAAATACCTGATTGCGGCGCTATAATAGTTTCTGACTATAGAAAGGGAATAATTACTAAAGAGGTAATAGAATTTTTAGTAAATTCAATTGATAATAGAGTTTGTGTAGCTGATTCTAAAGCAAAAAATTATCTCTTATTCAAAGGTTTTACTACGGTTGCCCCCAACCTCAAAGAGGTTGAGGCTATTTTCGACAGAAAGTTAATGAGTGAAGAGGATATTGTTCAGTCAGGACGAGAACTTTTAAAGCTTTTAGGCAGCAAGGCTGTTCATATTACAAGGGGTGCTGATGGAATTTCTCTTTTTACTGAAGAATCAACTATAAATTTCCCCGCATTTTCTAGTGAAGTTTATGACGTGACAGGTGCAGGGGATACAGTTACAGCAGTTTTAACATTGGCGCTAATGTCAGGGTTCGATATGATTCATTCAACATTTTTAGCAAATGTTGCTGCTGCAATAGTTGTAAGAAAAGTTGGAACCTCGACTACTAGTATTAATGAAATAGAAAGATACCTTAGAGAAGAGGAAATTAGAGACTTGTATAATAAAATTGTTCTAAAATCGAAAAAAAATGAATAA
- a CDS encoding DegT/DnrJ/EryC1/StrS family aminotransferase has protein sequence MEKIALEGGKPQREDFLVFGKPRIEEDEIEEVVKTLRSGWISTGPRVKKFEEKFSEYIGVKNCIALNSCTAGLFLALVLAGIGNNDEVITTTLTFASSANVIEHVGAKPVFIDIKESDLNFDEDLIESKINEKTKALISVHMAGNSCNIEKISEIVKRHNLVWINDTAHAIETEWDGKKISYYGDFSSYSFYATKNITTAEGGMLVVKDNKLYERGRILSLHGISRDAWKRYSSEGFKHYEVIEPGFKYNMTDIQAALGIKQLEKIERYWKIRDEIAKIYINRFSEIDEIEPIEYSFDRRRPSYHLFILKITDDSLSRDFMMDALKHENIGTGIHYLPLHTQKYYKEKYSLEESEFPVATKIGKKIFSVPIGANITEKDVDDVVYAIKKIIYFVKRKVF, from the coding sequence TTGGAAAAGATAGCATTGGAGGGTGGAAAGCCCCAAAGAGAAGACTTTTTGGTTTTTGGAAAGCCAAGGATTGAAGAAGATGAAATTGAAGAGGTAGTCAAGACGCTAAGATCAGGTTGGATTTCAACAGGACCAAGAGTAAAAAAGTTTGAGGAAAAGTTTTCTGAATATATTGGTGTAAAAAATTGTATAGCTCTTAATTCTTGTACGGCTGGTCTTTTTCTTGCACTTGTTCTTGCTGGAATCGGAAATAATGATGAAGTTATTACAACTACTTTGACTTTTGCTTCAAGCGCAAATGTTATTGAACATGTCGGAGCAAAGCCTGTTTTTATTGATATAAAGGAATCAGATTTAAACTTTGATGAAGATCTTATTGAATCAAAGATTAATGAAAAAACAAAGGCTTTAATATCGGTTCATATGGCAGGAAATTCGTGTAACATTGAAAAAATTAGTGAAATAGTAAAAAGACACAATCTGGTTTGGATTAACGATACTGCTCATGCTATTGAGACTGAATGGGATGGGAAAAAGATCTCTTATTATGGAGATTTTTCAAGCTACAGCTTTTATGCTACTAAAAACATTACTACGGCTGAAGGCGGTATGTTAGTTGTTAAGGATAATAAACTTTATGAAAGGGGAAGAATACTATCACTTCACGGCATATCGAGAGATGCGTGGAAGAGGTATTCTTCTGAAGGTTTTAAACACTATGAGGTGATTGAGCCTGGATTCAAATATAATATGACTGATATTCAAGCGGCATTAGGAATAAAACAGCTAGAAAAAATAGAAAGGTATTGGAAAATTAGAGATGAAATTGCCAAAATTTATATCAATAGGTTTTCAGAAATTGATGAAATAGAACCCATTGAATATTCATTTGACAGAAGAAGACCTTCTTATCATTTATTCATTTTAAAAATTACTGACGATTCTTTATCAAGAGATTTTATGATGGATGCACTTAAGCATGAGAATATTGGAACTGGAATACATTATTTGCCCCTTCATACACAAAAATATTATAAAGAAAAATATTCTTTGGAAGAAAGTGAATTTCCTGTCGCTACAAAAATAGGTAAAAAAATTTTCTCTGTTCCAATAGGTGCAAATATAACAGAAAAGGATGTGGATGATGTTGTTTACGCTATTAAAAAGATTATTTATTTTGTTAAGAGAAAAGTCTTCTAG
- a CDS encoding glycosyltransferase produces the protein MRILHLLNEGELSWQKTFADFVYGLCNYNVENVIGMPDNGYTYDFLNDYKIRLADKPAFNIIPIQFKGFFDPFSYFKLVNIIRNQKIDIVHSQLSRAALYAGMAKKLIKVKVVSSAQKVSSIKYFLNSDVVVACSKSVEKDFIKKGFSGNITQIYNGINFENYFPKKINKDRAKSRIGISSETFSIGIVARLSPMKGHRLLFESFRKIKDDYKDKAIVLVVVGDGELESELRQHAKNLKIEKDIIFLGRRDDLVELLCSFDLYISSSIEKEGLPTILIEALLMEVPVIATDIAGTNEIIINNKTGFLVNPDSESIYRSMKEFLNKFFNKDESIIKIKEEGRKHVIENFSLDKMVKSYYEIYKSLLR, from the coding sequence ATGAGAATTTTACATCTTTTGAATGAAGGTGAACTTAGCTGGCAAAAAACTTTCGCTGACTTTGTGTATGGTTTATGTAATTACAATGTAGAAAATGTTATAGGTATGCCAGATAATGGTTATACTTATGATTTCCTAAATGATTATAAAATTAGGCTGGCCGACAAGCCAGCCTTTAATATTATTCCTATTCAATTTAAAGGTTTTTTTGATCCGTTTTCTTACTTTAAACTGGTTAATATTATCAGAAATCAAAAAATTGATATTGTTCATTCTCAACTATCAAGAGCAGCTCTTTATGCTGGAATGGCAAAAAAATTAATTAAGGTGAAGGTTGTTTCAAGCGCCCAAAAGGTTAGTTCTATAAAATATTTTTTGAATTCAGACGTTGTAGTAGCGTGTTCTAAATCTGTTGAAAAAGATTTTATTAAAAAAGGATTTTCAGGCAATATAACACAGATTTATAATGGTATTAATTTTGAGAATTATTTTCCAAAGAAAATAAACAAAGATCGGGCTAAATCTAGAATTGGCATTAGTTCCGAAACTTTTTCCATAGGTATTGTTGCAAGGCTTTCTCCCATGAAAGGACATAGACTACTCTTTGAATCTTTTAGAAAAATTAAAGATGACTATAAAGATAAAGCAATTGTTCTTGTTGTAGTTGGGGACGGAGAGCTAGAATCTGAACTTAGACAACATGCAAAAAATTTAAAAATTGAAAAAGATATAATTTTTCTAGGTAGAAGAGATGATTTGGTTGAACTTCTGTGCTCATTCGATCTTTATATATCCTCTTCAATAGAAAAGGAAGGTTTGCCTACAATTCTAATAGAAGCACTTTTAATGGAAGTGCCTGTAATAGCGACTGATATTGCCGGAACAAATGAGATAATTATTAATAATAAAACTGGTTTTTTAGTAAATCCAGATTCAGAATCGATATATCGATCTATGAAAGAGTTTTTAAATAAATTTTTTAATAAAGATGAAAGTATAATAAAAATTAAAGAGGAAGGAAGAAAGCACGTAATCGAGAATTTTTCACTTGATAAAATGGTTAAGTCATATTATGAAATTTATAAATCACTTTTAAGATGA